The following are from one region of the Mustela lutreola isolate mMusLut2 chromosome 7, mMusLut2.pri, whole genome shotgun sequence genome:
- the CHAC1 gene encoding glutathione-specific gamma-glutamylcyclotransferase 1 → MKQESTAQNTPPASPPLSPTPSPTPSPPSQHPRDDGDPQALWIFGYGSLVWRPDFAYSDSRVGFVRGYSRRFWQGDTFHRGSDKMPGRVVTLLEDHEGCTWGVAYQVRGEQVSEALKYLNVREAVLGGYDTKEVTFYPQDTPDQPLKALAYVATPQNPGYLGPAPEEAIATQILACRGFSGHNLEYLLRLADFMQLCGPQAQDEHLAAIVDAVGTMLPCFCPTEQALALV, encoded by the exons ATGAAGCAGGAGTCCACAGCCCAGAACACGCCGCCCGCCTCGCCGCCCCTCTCACCAACCCCCTCGCCAACCCCCTCGCCACCCTCGCAGCATCCCCGGGATGACGGCGACCCCCAAGCGCTGTGGATTTTCGGGTACGGCTCCCTGGTGTGGAGGCCCGACTTCGCCTACAGCGACAGCCGTGTGGGCTTCGTGCGCGGCTACAGCCGCCGCTTCTGGCAGGGAGACACCTTCCATCGGGGCAGCGACAAGATG cCTGGCCGTGTGGTGACCCTCCTTGAAGATCATGAG GGCTGCACTTGGGGTGTGGCATACCAGGTTCGAGGTGAGCAGGTGAGCGAGGCACTGAAGTACCTGAATGTTCGGGAAGCAGTGCTTGGCGGCTATGATACCAAGGAAGTCACCTTCTACCCCCAAGATACCCCTGACCAACCACTCAAGGCATTGGCTTATGTGGCCACCCCCCAGAATCCTGGTTACCTGGGTCCTGCCCCTGAGGAGGCCATTGCAACACAGATCCTGGCCTGCCGCGGCTTCTCGGGCCACAACCTCGAGTACTTGTTGCGCCTGGCGGACTTCATGCAGCTCTGTGGGCCCCAGGCACAGGATGAGCACCTGGCTGCCATCGTGGACGCTGTGGGCACCATGCTGCCCTGCTTCTGCCCCACCGAGCAGGCTTTGGCACTGGTCTGA